One window of Ictalurus punctatus breed USDA103 chromosome 22, Coco_2.0, whole genome shotgun sequence genomic DNA carries:
- the lhfpl2b gene encoding LHFPL tetraspan subfamily member 2b — protein MCHVIVTCRSMLWTLLSIVVAFAELVAIMSADWLVGVHHPSQYNASSTGPPDPKPPTLGLYSRCIRVSQQKTVQCGPYAADFTEIASGFWQASIIFLVVGIFLLSIVGFLAVFSMCFQSILGKSIFNVCGLLQGIAGLFLMLGLMLYPAGFGCDKVVSYCGSEASPYKPGQCSVGWALYTAIGGTVLTFICAMFSAQAEIATSSDKVQDEIDEGRTLICVL, from the exons ATGTGTCATGTCATAGTAACGTGCCGGTCTATGCTTTGGACCTTGTTGAGCATTGTGGTGGCATTTGCTGAGCTGGTGGCCATCATGAGTGCTGATTGGTTAGTAGGGGTACACCACCCTTCTCAGTACAACGCCTCATCTACTGGACCTCCAGACCCTAAACCACCTACGCTTGGCCTCTACAGCCGCTGCATCCGAGTCTCACAACAGAAGACGGTTCAGTGCGGCCCATACGCTGCAGACTTTACAGAGATCGCAAGTGGATTTTGGCAGGCCTCCATTATATTCCTGGTTGTTGGAATCTTCCTGCTGTCCATAGTGGGATTCCTCGCAGTCTTTAGCATGTGCTTTCAGAGCATCCTGGGGAAAAGCATCTTTAATGTGTGTGGCCTGCTTCAAGGCATAGCAG GTCTCTTCCTGATGCTCGGACTGATGCTCTACCCAGCAGGCTTTGGCTGTGATAAGGTGGTCAGCTACTGCGGTTCTGAAGCTTCCCCGTATAAACCGGGTCAGTGTTCAGTAGGCTGGGCTCTCTACACTGCAATAGGAGGGACGGTGCTCACTTTCATCTGCGCCATGTTCTCCGCCCAAGCCGAGATCGCCACCTCCAGCGACAAGGTGCAAGATGAGATAGACGAAGGCAGGACGCTCATCTGTGTGCTGTGA